A window of Roseateles sp. XES5 genomic DNA:
GGTGGGGCAGGGGCCGGGACCGGTGACGCGATCGTGGACCCTCTGGGTCTGCATGGCGTTCATCGCATGCCTCCCCAGCTCTTCAGCGAGACCCAGGTCTTGCGGTCGAGCCTGTACCATTCGACGGGCACCATGCCGCCGACGGCGAGGCTCTGCACCATGCCGGTCGCCTGGAACTGGAAGCCGCACTTCTGGATGACCCGCCGCGAGGGAATGTTCATGACCCGGCAGCGCGCATCGATCTGCTCGATGTCGCGGGTGCGGAAGACCATGTCGATCAGCGCGTGGGCCGCCTCGGTGGCATAGCCGTCGTTCCAGTAGGGTTCGCCCAGCCAGTAGCCGAGTTCCACCGTCCGCCCGTCTTCATGCGGTTCGATGCCGCAGCAGCCGAGGAACGCACCGTTGTCAGCTTTCGTAATCGCATAGACGCACTTGCCAATCGCGCCGGCGCGTGTGCGTCGCACGAAATCGGCGGCATCGGCCACCGTGTAGGGGTGGGGCATGCGGGCGACCATGTTGGCGATGTTGGCGTTGTTGGCGAGATGGGCAAGGGCGTCGATGTCGTCTTCGTGCGGGGCTCTCATGACGAGCCGCGGCGACAGTAAGATCGGGCAATCGGTCCTCGACCGTTCAGGCCTCAGCCTTTCCCTGGGAGACCTCGATTGGTCTTCCCGCAACAATTCGGTCTGCATGGCTCGGTCCTCCAGAGCAAAAAAGGGAGATAAGGTCTTGCCTCATCTCCCTTTTTGTCGGCAGGTCCGAAACCTGTAGCGTCAGCCGGGTCGATGAGACGCCGGCTGTTTTAGAGCGCTACCGGCTTATTCCGCTGCTTCCGCTTTCATGGCGACAGACACGTAAACGCGACCGTTGGCCTTCGTACGGAAATTCACATTGCCAGCTGTAAGGGCGAAGATCGTGTGATCCTTGCCGATGCCGACATTGGCACCGGGATGCCACTGCGTGCCGCGCTGGCGGACGATAATGTTACCGGCGAGGACGGCTTCGCCGCCGAACTTCTTCACGCCGAGGCGCTTGGACTGGGAATCGCGACCGTTGCGCGAGGAGCCGCCAGCTTTTTTGTGTGCCATGGGAGTTCTCCTTTACCTGTCCGGATTATTCGGCTGCTGCTTCGGCGGCGGCTTCAGACTTCTTGGAAGCCTTCTTTGCCTTGCCGGCGGCGGCG
This region includes:
- the rpmA gene encoding 50S ribosomal protein L27, which gives rise to MAHKKAGGSSRNGRDSQSKRLGVKKFGGEAVLAGNIIVRQRGTQWHPGANVGIGKDHTIFALTAGNVNFRTKANGRVYVSVAMKAEAAE
- a CDS encoding GNAT family N-acetyltransferase, producing the protein MRAPHEDDIDALAHLANNANIANMVARMPHPYTVADAADFVRRTRAGAIGKCVYAITKADNGAFLGCCGIEPHEDGRTVELGYWLGEPYWNDGYATEAAHALIDMVFRTRDIEQIDARCRVMNIPSRRVIQKCGFQFQATGMVQSLAVGGMVPVEWYRLDRKTWVSLKSWGGMR